One genomic window of Dysgonomonas mossii includes the following:
- a CDS encoding YqaA family protein gives MLDGFVEYGYIGLFLASFLAATILPFGSEVVFVGLIAAGLNGWSCVLIASVGNWLGGMTNYYLGHLGKVEWIEKYLKVKKDKIDKMQRWLEGKGAAMAFFSFLPVVGDIIALALGFMRANVYIVNATMFAGKFVRYVLIMYGVNWII, from the coding sequence ATGCTTGACGGATTTGTAGAGTATGGCTACATAGGTCTGTTTTTAGCATCCTTTCTTGCGGCTACTATATTACCTTTCGGTTCCGAAGTCGTTTTTGTCGGTCTTATTGCAGCCGGTCTTAACGGTTGGTCGTGCGTTCTTATCGCCTCTGTGGGAAATTGGTTAGGGGGAATGACTAATTACTATTTAGGACATCTCGGAAAGGTAGAATGGATAGAGAAATACCTCAAAGTAAAGAAAGATAAAATAGATAAAATGCAGCGATGGTTGGAAGGGAAAGGTGCAGCAATGGCATTTTTTAGTTTTCTGCCCGTTGTAGGTGATATTATAGCCCTTGCCTTAGGCTTTATGCGTGCCAATGTTTATATCGTAAATGCAACCATGTTTGCCGGTAAGTTTGTGCGCTATGTACTGATAATGTATGGCGTAAATTGGATTATCTAA
- a CDS encoding M48 family metalloprotease has translation MKKLLIALTLILICSHTANAQLGGLKINKKHLDAATKTAKALTLTDEQIAIYCQEYIDWMDAHNPVCKTTDSDPGMKAVADRLEKIKATMPSDVKLDIQAYYVVDQNAFACANGSIRVFAGLMELMTDDEILGIIGHEVGHIVNKDSKEAFKKALLTSALKDAVGSTGDVAATLTDSQLGELGEALAGAQFSQKAEYAADDYGYEFLKKSGKDPMGMVTALRVIQKLSDDAGVDKSKAKQLFSTHPESGKRADKLEAKYKKEYK, from the coding sequence ATGAAAAAACTACTAATTGCCTTAACACTAATTTTAATATGTTCTCACACTGCAAATGCGCAGCTGGGAGGACTAAAAATTAATAAAAAGCATCTTGACGCAGCTACTAAAACAGCAAAGGCATTAACACTTACCGACGAACAAATAGCTATCTATTGCCAGGAATATATTGACTGGATGGATGCTCATAACCCGGTTTGTAAAACAACCGACTCTGATCCCGGAATGAAAGCCGTAGCAGATCGTCTCGAAAAAATAAAAGCAACAATGCCTTCAGATGTAAAACTTGATATTCAGGCTTATTATGTTGTAGATCAGAATGCTTTTGCTTGTGCAAACGGAAGTATCCGTGTATTTGCGGGCTTAATGGAATTGATGACAGATGATGAAATATTGGGAATAATAGGTCATGAAGTAGGTCATATCGTTAATAAGGATTCTAAGGAAGCATTCAAAAAAGCATTGCTTACTTCTGCTCTTAAAGATGCAGTAGGTTCTACCGGAGATGTAGCAGCCACACTGACCGACTCTCAGTTGGGTGAACTTGGCGAAGCACTAGCCGGTGCTCAATTTTCACAGAAGGCAGAGTATGCCGCTGACGATTATGGTTATGAATTCTTGAAAAAGAGTGGTAAAGATCCGATGGGAATGGTAACAGCTTTACGCGTTATTCAAAAATTGTCTGACGATGCAGGTGTAGACAAAAGCAAGGCTAAACAATTGTTTTCTACTCATCCCGAAAGTGGCAAAAGAGCAGACAAACTTGAAGCCAAATATAAGAAGGAATATAAATAA
- a CDS encoding HAD family hydrolase: MAKSKITTVLFGLDGVVVDTERAYDEFWSKIAQENELKINNFSDVIKGMTLSSIIELYFTISTLEEKQAIRDACSKMEQAIDYKKTVIPGVLDFIKYLKDEGYKIGLVTSSPSSKVKVVLDQLSLGDTFDTIITSDSIKKGKPDPMGYVLAKTNLGVQSGECIVFEDAFTGIKAATYAFMRVIGVSTTLSVDFLKDYTYGVIADFTDTEKLKSLMA, from the coding sequence ATGGCAAAAAGTAAAATAACAACCGTACTGTTTGGTTTAGATGGTGTTGTCGTAGACACAGAGCGCGCTTATGATGAGTTTTGGAGTAAGATAGCACAAGAGAATGAGTTGAAAATTAATAACTTTTCGGACGTAATAAAGGGAATGACATTGAGTTCTATCATTGAACTTTATTTTACGATTTCAACTCTCGAAGAAAAACAAGCTATAAGAGATGCATGTTCGAAGATGGAACAAGCTATTGATTATAAAAAAACGGTTATTCCTGGCGTTCTTGATTTTATAAAATACCTTAAAGATGAAGGTTATAAAATAGGGCTTGTTACCAGTTCTCCTTCTAGCAAAGTAAAGGTTGTATTAGATCAGTTGTCTTTAGGCGATACTTTCGATACAATAATTACATCTGATAGTATAAAGAAAGGAAAGCCCGACCCGATGGGATATGTATTGGCTAAGACAAATCTTGGAGTACAATCGGGAGAGTGCATCGTATTCGAAGATGCATTTACCGGTATCAAAGCTGCTACTTATGCATTTATGCGTGTAATAGGTGTATCTACAACCTTATCTGTCGATTTCCTGAAAGACTATACATACGGTGTGATAGCTGATTTTACTGATACAGAAAAGCTAAAAAGTTTAATGGCTTAA
- a CDS encoding AraC family transcriptional regulator, with the protein MKQKISTREDYAKRINIIIEYIGNHLNDEMDLKELADISNFSEFHFHRIFKAIIGESVGAFVVRMRIETAARLLRYSNLSVQDIAYNVGYNTPSSLTKVFRQYYNISPSDYRNNKSYKIMKPLQVSSDIQLKNPKIVELDSKKAIYVRLQGDYRTLDYGSAYSKLWSFVKENKLFTAGIEHLTMSHDDPHVTDSDKLITDVCLVIHKEVSPKGEIGVKNVLGGKFLVFTYIGPYNNLSSVFDTIFRWVPDNGYELRIDQGFEKYLNNPDRTTPDKLKTEIYIPIQ; encoded by the coding sequence ATGAAGCAGAAAATATCAACCAGGGAAGATTATGCGAAACGTATTAATATCATTATCGAATACATAGGCAATCATTTGAATGATGAAATGGATTTGAAAGAATTAGCAGACATATCAAATTTTTCGGAATTTCATTTTCATCGTATTTTTAAAGCTATAATTGGAGAATCTGTAGGAGCATTTGTTGTAAGAATGCGCATCGAGACTGCAGCTCGTTTATTAAGATATTCCAATCTTTCGGTACAAGATATTGCATATAATGTAGGATATAATACTCCTTCTTCTCTTACAAAAGTTTTTCGCCAGTACTATAATATTTCACCATCAGATTATAGAAATAACAAAAGTTATAAAATTATGAAACCATTGCAAGTATCTTCTGATATACAACTGAAAAATCCAAAAATAGTAGAGCTCGACTCCAAAAAAGCTATATACGTGCGTCTTCAGGGTGATTATCGTACTCTTGATTACGGAAGTGCATATAGTAAACTATGGTCTTTTGTAAAAGAAAATAAACTGTTTACCGCAGGTATCGAACATCTTACTATGTCTCATGACGACCCTCATGTAACGGATTCGGATAAGCTTATAACGGACGTTTGTCTGGTGATCCATAAGGAAGTGTCACCAAAGGGAGAAATAGGCGTAAAAAACGTTTTAGGGGGTAAATTTTTAGTATTTACTTATATTGGACCTTATAATAATTTGTCCTCTGTGTTTGACACTATATTTAGATGGGTTCCTGATAATGGATATGAATTACGGATCGATCAGGGGTTTGAGAAATATTTAAATAATCCGGATCGTACAACTCCGGATAAGTTGAAAACAGAGATTTATATTCCTATCCAATAA
- a CDS encoding alpha-1,2-fucosyltransferase: MIINYDSPGQLCNRIWSLIPSIAYGLKYEEKVLVINFDEYLPVFSNLNRNKLIRFKSKKLLQRIFLSLKARGYIQNGRSNVFRKLFNLNLIEGWSNRLGNREMVIEQSDNIRPLFDFRKDVVIAVNDFLSSQEKVVIVGVHIRRGDYKEWLDGIYYFSDEAYSRAMKDLEKQLLERGEKFRFLICSNERIDLHNFSELDCFVIPESSSEKELYALSKSDYIIGPPSSFSQWASFYGKVPVCYMMCENQELKLSDFSRIISFNTFENGNILDID, encoded by the coding sequence ATGATTATTAACTACGATTCTCCGGGTCAGTTGTGTAACAGAATATGGTCTCTTATTCCATCTATAGCTTATGGATTGAAGTACGAAGAGAAAGTATTGGTTATAAATTTCGATGAATATTTACCTGTTTTTTCCAATCTGAACAGAAATAAACTTATACGTTTTAAGTCTAAAAAACTTCTGCAAAGAATATTCCTTTCACTTAAGGCAAGAGGATATATACAAAACGGAAGATCTAATGTATTCAGAAAATTATTCAATCTTAATTTAATAGAGGGCTGGTCTAATCGTCTCGGAAATAGAGAAATGGTAATAGAGCAGTCGGATAATATACGTCCTTTATTTGATTTCAGAAAAGATGTAGTGATTGCTGTAAACGATTTTTTATCTTCTCAAGAAAAAGTTGTTATAGTTGGTGTACATATACGTAGAGGAGATTATAAAGAATGGCTCGATGGTATATACTATTTCTCTGATGAAGCTTACTCTCGAGCAATGAAAGATTTAGAAAAACAGCTTTTAGAGAGAGGAGAGAAGTTTAGATTTTTGATTTGTTCTAATGAAAGAATAGACCTCCATAATTTTTCAGAATTAGATTGTTTTGTCATACCCGAATCATCCTCAGAAAAAGAATTATACGCTTTATCTAAAAGTGATTATATAATAGGTCCTCCCAGTTCATTCTCGCAATGGGCTTCATTTTATGGAAAAGTGCCGGTGTGTTATATGATGTGTGAAAACCAAGAATTAAAACTTTCCGATTTTTCTAGAATCATATCTTTTAATACCTTTGAAAACGGAAATATTCTTGATATAGACTAA
- the polA gene encoding DNA polymerase I, protein MKLFLLDAYALIYRSYYAFIKNPRVNSKGQNTSAVFGFVNTLEELLRKENPTHIAVAFDPPGGTFRHDAYEKYKAQRQETPEDIRVAVPIIKEIIAAYNIKELEVPYYEADDVIGTIAKKAEKENIDVYMMTPDKDYGQLTSDHIFMYKPKFAGSGFDVLDAKAIMEKYELSSPDQMIDLLGLMGDASDNIPGCPGVGPKTAQKLLEEYGTIENLLEHTSEIKGALKQRLEDNKEQIIFSKFLATIKTDVPVDFNKDEFARREINAEKISALFEELEFRTLISRVLKTDGIPSHPVRNTTTHEAIQGDLFAELLPPVDSSSDNTTVNYSALQELKDIPHSYHLVEEEKEILELISTLSNQESCCFDTETTGLDPIVSELVGMSFAFKEGEAYYVPVSADFDEAKKLIDKFRPFFENEKILKIGQNIKYDIIVLKKYDIHVRGKLFDTMIAHYLINPELRHNMDYMAETYLKYRTIHIDELIGAKGKNQLNMRSLRPDQISDYACEDADVTLKLKSILEKAIEKQDLSKLFYEIELPLIYVLADMEFIGVRLDTVALGEYSKTLTIELQNIELEIYKLGETEFNINSAKQVGEVLFDKLKIVDKPKKTKTGQYVTSEETLESIKDTHPIVNKILEYRGLKKLLSTYIDALPLLVDPKDGKIHTSFNQTVTATGRLSSTNPNLQNIPIRDAQGREIRKSFIADEGCLFFSADYSQIELRIMAHLSQDPSMVEAFNSGEDIHAATAAKIYKLKIDEVTSDMRRKAKTANFGIIYGISVFGLAERLTIPRGEAKELIDGYFETYPKVKEYMDKCITDAREKTYVETVFGRKRYLPDINSRNATVRGYAERNAINAPIQGSAADIIKVAMNNIFKRFEEENIKSKMILQVHDELNFNVLENELDKVQKIVIEEMENAYKLAVPLRADCGKGKNWLEAH, encoded by the coding sequence ATGAAATTATTCCTATTAGACGCGTATGCGCTCATATACCGTTCTTACTATGCATTTATAAAGAATCCGAGGGTTAACTCTAAGGGTCAAAACACATCTGCTGTGTTTGGTTTTGTAAATACATTAGAGGAACTTCTTCGCAAAGAAAACCCGACACATATTGCCGTCGCATTCGATCCTCCGGGAGGAACGTTCCGTCATGATGCTTATGAGAAATACAAAGCGCAGCGTCAGGAGACTCCTGAAGATATAAGGGTGGCCGTTCCTATTATCAAGGAGATTATTGCAGCTTATAATATCAAAGAGTTGGAAGTTCCTTATTATGAGGCTGACGATGTTATTGGTACTATTGCGAAGAAAGCAGAAAAGGAGAATATAGATGTTTATATGATGACTCCCGACAAGGATTATGGTCAGCTTACGTCCGATCATATATTCATGTACAAACCAAAGTTTGCAGGATCGGGATTTGATGTATTAGATGCTAAAGCCATCATGGAGAAATATGAGCTATCTTCTCCCGACCAGATGATCGATTTACTCGGTCTTATGGGTGATGCTTCCGATAATATACCCGGATGTCCCGGTGTAGGCCCTAAAACTGCTCAGAAGCTGTTAGAAGAATACGGAACTATCGAAAACCTCCTTGAACATACATCGGAGATTAAAGGAGCATTAAAACAACGGCTGGAAGATAATAAAGAGCAAATTATATTCTCAAAATTTCTGGCTACTATAAAGACTGATGTACCTGTCGATTTCAACAAAGATGAATTTGCTCGTAGAGAAATAAACGCTGAAAAAATAAGTGCTCTTTTTGAAGAACTTGAGTTCAGAACACTTATCAGCAGGGTTCTTAAGACTGATGGTATCCCATCACACCCTGTGAGAAATACTACAACGCATGAAGCTATACAGGGTGATTTATTTGCCGAATTATTGCCGCCTGTAGACTCTTCTTCAGATAATACAACCGTTAACTATTCGGCCTTACAGGAGTTGAAAGATATACCTCACTCTTATCATCTTGTGGAGGAAGAGAAAGAGATTTTGGAACTGATAAGTACTCTTTCTAATCAGGAATCTTGTTGTTTCGATACCGAGACTACAGGTCTCGACCCTATAGTGAGCGAACTGGTAGGGATGTCCTTTGCCTTCAAAGAGGGAGAAGCTTATTACGTTCCCGTTTCTGCCGACTTTGACGAAGCGAAGAAACTGATAGATAAATTCCGTCCGTTTTTTGAAAATGAGAAGATACTGAAAATAGGACAGAATATAAAATACGATATTATTGTTCTCAAAAAATATGATATTCATGTGCGAGGCAAATTGTTTGATACAATGATTGCTCATTACCTTATCAATCCTGAGTTGAGACACAATATGGATTATATGGCAGAAACATATCTGAAATACAGAACAATACATATTGATGAGCTGATAGGGGCTAAGGGTAAAAATCAGCTGAATATGCGTTCTCTGCGTCCTGATCAGATTAGTGATTATGCATGTGAGGATGCAGATGTTACATTGAAACTGAAAAGCATACTTGAAAAGGCGATTGAGAAACAGGATTTAAGTAAATTATTTTACGAAATAGAGTTACCTCTTATCTATGTTCTTGCAGACATGGAATTTATCGGTGTAAGACTGGATACGGTTGCTTTAGGAGAGTATTCAAAGACTCTTACCATCGAATTGCAGAACATCGAATTGGAGATATATAAGCTTGGAGAAACAGAATTTAATATAAATTCGGCGAAGCAGGTAGGAGAGGTGCTTTTCGACAAATTAAAGATTGTAGATAAGCCCAAAAAGACTAAAACAGGACAGTATGTAACCAGTGAAGAGACATTGGAAAGCATTAAAGATACGCATCCGATTGTAAATAAAATATTAGAATACAGAGGTCTTAAAAAACTTCTGAGTACTTATATTGATGCACTTCCGCTGCTTGTTGACCCCAAAGACGGGAAGATACACACATCTTTTAATCAGACAGTAACAGCTACCGGAAGATTAAGTTCTACGAATCCCAATCTTCAGAATATTCCTATACGTGATGCACAAGGAAGAGAGATTCGGAAATCATTTATTGCCGATGAGGGATGCTTGTTTTTCTCTGCCGACTATTCTCAGATCGAGCTCCGTATTATGGCACATCTTAGCCAAGACCCATCGATGGTAGAAGCTTTCAATAGCGGGGAAGACATACACGCTGCTACAGCTGCCAAGATTTATAAATTGAAGATAGATGAAGTAACAAGTGATATGCGTCGAAAGGCAAAAACAGCCAACTTTGGTATCATATACGGGATTTCTGTTTTTGGATTGGCCGAACGACTTACCATTCCAAGGGGAGAAGCTAAAGAGCTTATTGACGGTTATTTCGAGACTTATCCGAAGGTGAAAGAATATATGGATAAATGCATAACCGATGCTCGCGAGAAGACCTATGTAGAAACTGTTTTTGGACGAAAAAGATACCTGCCAGATATCAACTCACGAAACGCAACTGTACGTGGTTATGCCGAGCGAAATGCCATAAATGCACCCATACAAGGGAGTGCGGCTGACATTATAAAAGTGGCTATGAATAATATTTTTAAACGCTTCGAAGAAGAGAATATCAAATCGAAGATGATTCTTCAGGTACATGACGAGTTGAATTTTAATGTTCTTGAAAATGAACTTGATAAAGTTCAAAAGATAGTAATTGAAGAAATGGAAAATGCATATAAACTGGCTGTTCCACTAAGAGCTGATTGCGGAAAAGGAAAGAACTGGCTGGAAGCGCATTAA
- a CDS encoding polyprenyl synthetase family protein yields MDKKLLIAKPVAEELKIFNTYYKDSVFCNNVRIQEIIDHIMKSDGKRIRPILLLLAAKACGEINNITYNAAITVELLHTASLIHDDVVDESKIRRGKASLNAIYDNKMAVLAGDYFLSTALIKSVLTGNIEIISNISDLGRDLAEGELNQLSLVKELIIDEDEYFQVIKKKTASLMSVCMRIGAISVSASEEEIEKFTRLGELFGLCFQLRDDIFDYFTDAIGKPTGNDIREGKITLPLLYAIKNASEEEKKEILSIVYSYNYTDENIQHLINYAKEHGGIDYAYRKIEEFKEQAEKIIETIPDSDVREALEATVDYIIKRVY; encoded by the coding sequence ATGGATAAAAAGCTTTTAATAGCTAAACCTGTAGCGGAAGAATTAAAAATATTCAATACTTATTACAAAGATTCTGTTTTTTGCAATAATGTAAGGATTCAGGAAATTATAGATCACATTATGAAATCGGATGGTAAAAGAATCCGTCCCATTTTATTACTTCTGGCTGCTAAAGCCTGTGGCGAGATCAATAATATTACTTACAACGCTGCTATCACTGTAGAACTTTTGCATACAGCTTCGCTTATACACGATGATGTTGTAGACGAATCAAAAATAAGAAGGGGAAAAGCTTCGTTGAACGCTATTTATGATAATAAAATGGCTGTTCTGGCAGGTGATTACTTTTTATCTACTGCTCTTATAAAGAGCGTGTTGACAGGAAATATAGAAATCATATCCAATATATCTGACTTAGGGCGCGATTTGGCCGAAGGTGAACTTAATCAGCTCTCGCTAGTAAAAGAATTGATTATTGACGAAGATGAGTATTTTCAGGTAATAAAGAAAAAAACCGCCTCTCTGATGTCGGTATGTATGCGTATAGGGGCAATATCTGTAAGTGCTTCGGAAGAAGAAATAGAAAAATTTACCCGCTTGGGAGAATTATTTGGATTGTGTTTTCAATTACGCGATGATATTTTCGATTATTTTACCGATGCTATTGGCAAGCCAACAGGAAATGATATACGTGAAGGGAAAATAACTTTACCGCTTCTGTATGCTATTAAAAATGCTTCGGAAGAAGAAAAAAAGGAAATACTATCTATCGTATATTCTTATAACTATACAGATGAAAATATTCAGCATCTGATCAACTATGCCAAAGAGCATGGAGGAATAGATTATGCATACAGGAAAATAGAAGAATTTAAGGAACAAGCCGAAAAAATTATAGAAACTATTCCTGATTCTGATGTGCGTGAAGCACTCGAAGCCACAGTAGATTATATTATAAAAAGAGTATATTAA
- a CDS encoding NAD(P)H-dependent oxidoreductase has protein sequence MVTIVFAHPWHGSFNKAILDAIIDEYDNNNVAYEVLDLHKDNFNPVFTEDELSVYNKGKVLDPLILRYQQVIKKSDKMIFIFPNWWNTMPAILKGFFDKVLLKDFAFNYEGGFNALLDIEQSLIITTSEHPSPNFKNTIENGLIGDMLNPVGIRNSVWLSCEGTSKGTDEMRKSFIDRVRQAIR, from the coding sequence ATGGTAACAATCGTTTTTGCTCATCCTTGGCATGGTAGTTTTAATAAAGCAATATTGGATGCAATTATTGACGAATATGATAATAATAATGTGGCTTATGAGGTATTAGATCTCCATAAAGATAACTTTAATCCGGTGTTTACAGAAGATGAATTGTCTGTATATAACAAAGGAAAAGTACTTGATCCATTAATTCTTAGATATCAGCAAGTGATAAAAAAATCTGACAAAATGATATTTATTTTCCCTAATTGGTGGAATACTATGCCTGCTATTTTGAAAGGTTTTTTTGACAAAGTGCTGTTGAAAGATTTTGCTTTTAATTACGAAGGAGGCTTCAATGCTCTTTTAGACATAGAGCAATCCCTTATTATTACTACGTCTGAGCATCCGAGCCCTAACTTTAAAAATACGATCGAAAATGGCCTTATTGGAGATATGCTCAACCCGGTTGGTATCCGTAACAGTGTTTGGTTGAGCTGTGAAGGAACATCAAAAGGAACTGACGAGATGCGAAAATCCTTTATTGATCGTGTAAGACAAGCGATTAGGTAA
- the ychF gene encoding redox-regulated ATPase YchF — translation MALQCGIVGLPNVGKSTLFNCLSNAKAQSANFPFCTIEPNVGVITVPDERLNKLAELVKPNRILPTTVEIVDIAGLVKGASKGEGLGNKFLANIRETDAIIHVLRCFDDDNITHVDGSINPVRDKEIIDIELQLKDLETVQSRIQKVEKQAKTGGDKEAKRAYDILVQFKEALEQGKSARTVKFDNKEDEKIAKELYLLTYKPVLYVCNVDEASAVSGNNYVEQIRESVKDEDAEILIVAAKIESEIAEFESYEERQMFLEEIGLKESGVARLIKSAYKLLGLQTYFTAGVQEVRAWTFTSGWKAPQCAGVIHTDFEKGFIRAEVIKYNDFITLGSEAAVKEAGKMNVEGKEYIVQDGDIMHFRFNV, via the coding sequence ATGGCATTACAATGTGGTATTGTAGGACTTCCTAATGTGGGTAAGTCTACTCTTTTCAACTGTTTATCGAACGCAAAAGCACAATCGGCAAATTTTCCTTTTTGTACAATAGAACCAAATGTAGGAGTAATAACCGTTCCGGACGAAAGATTAAATAAATTAGCGGAATTGGTTAAACCCAATCGTATTTTGCCTACAACAGTAGAAATAGTAGATATAGCCGGGCTCGTTAAAGGAGCTAGCAAGGGGGAGGGGCTTGGTAATAAATTCCTTGCCAATATACGTGAAACGGATGCAATTATTCATGTACTTCGTTGTTTCGATGATGATAATATCACTCATGTGGATGGAAGTATAAATCCTGTGAGAGATAAAGAAATTATAGATATAGAGCTCCAACTGAAAGATTTGGAAACAGTACAATCCCGTATTCAGAAAGTAGAAAAACAAGCGAAAACAGGAGGGGATAAAGAAGCTAAACGTGCTTATGATATCTTGGTTCAGTTCAAAGAAGCGCTTGAGCAAGGTAAGTCGGCCCGTACTGTGAAATTTGATAACAAAGAGGATGAAAAAATAGCGAAAGAGCTTTATCTTCTTACATACAAACCTGTGCTTTATGTATGCAATGTAGATGAAGCCAGTGCTGTTTCGGGAAACAACTATGTAGAGCAAATACGTGAATCTGTAAAGGATGAAGATGCTGAAATTCTTATTGTAGCTGCAAAAATAGAGTCTGAAATAGCTGAATTTGAATCTTACGAAGAGCGTCAAATGTTTCTTGAAGAAATTGGACTTAAAGAATCGGGAGTAGCAAGGCTGATTAAATCGGCTTACAAGCTTCTCGGCTTACAAACATATTTTACAGCCGGAGTTCAGGAAGTACGTGCTTGGACATTCACTTCAGGATGGAAAGCTCCTCAGTGTGCAGGTGTTATACATACCGACTTTGAAAAGGGATTTATTCGTGCCGAGGTTATAAAATACAATGATTTTATAACATTGGGTTCGGAAGCTGCCGTGAAGGAAGCCGGTAAAATGAATGTAGAAGGAAAAGAATACATCGTTCAGGATGGTGATATAATGCATTTCAGATTTAATGTATAA
- a CDS encoding GNAT family N-acetyltransferase, with protein sequence MISSAEKKDYPVLIDIWESAVKATHDFLSDEDFEFYKTHIPIYFQHVSLYVYRNQEGIIKGFLGISDDSIEMLFVENESRGEGIGKILMDYAVNTLNARKVDVNEQNTQALDFYYHLGFKEVGRDEYDGEGKGYPILHLEKS encoded by the coding sequence ATGATTAGTTCTGCTGAGAAAAAAGATTACCCTGTATTAATAGATATTTGGGAGAGTGCGGTAAAGGCTACTCATGATTTTTTATCAGACGAAGATTTTGAATTTTATAAAACTCACATTCCCATCTATTTTCAACATGTTTCTCTATATGTTTATAGAAATCAAGAGGGTATCATAAAAGGATTTCTAGGTATAAGTGATGATAGCATAGAAATGCTTTTTGTAGAGAATGAAAGTAGGGGAGAGGGTATAGGTAAAATCTTGATGGACTATGCTGTAAACACACTGAATGCGCGAAAAGTGGATGTAAACGAACAAAATACACAAGCCTTGGATTTTTATTATCATTTAGGTTTTAAAGAAGTGGGCAGAGACGAATATGATGGAGAGGGAAAAGGCTATCCCATATTACATTTAGAGAAAAGCTAA
- a CDS encoding radical SAM protein encodes MSTILFHEIVFGPIHSRRLGSSLGMNLLPYDGKLCSFDCIYCECGYNENFRTKTKLPSRENVKAALEDKLMHLQKEGTALDVITFAGNGEPTIHPQFAEIIDDTIELRDKYYPQTKISVLSNAMHAGKEKVFNALKKVDNNILKLDSACIDTVRLIDRPNSPEYSIEKQIELFKRFEGNFIMQTMFVRGSHKGRVVDNTTEGEVSAWLEAVRATKPREVMIYTIDRETPEKNLEKVPVEDLRKIGDRVEGLGLGIEVLVTA; translated from the coding sequence ATGTCAACTATATTGTTTCATGAAATAGTGTTTGGTCCTATACACAGTCGTCGTTTAGGGTCATCTTTGGGTATGAATTTGCTTCCTTACGATGGCAAGTTGTGCTCGTTCGATTGTATCTATTGTGAATGTGGGTATAATGAAAATTTCAGGACAAAGACTAAATTGCCTAGTCGTGAAAATGTTAAAGCTGCTCTGGAAGACAAGCTGATGCATTTGCAAAAAGAAGGAACAGCATTGGACGTAATTACTTTTGCCGGAAATGGAGAACCGACGATACATCCTCAATTTGCTGAAATTATTGATGATACAATCGAACTTCGGGATAAGTATTACCCTCAAACTAAAATCAGTGTGCTTTCGAATGCTATGCATGCCGGAAAGGAGAAAGTGTTTAATGCACTGAAAAAGGTAGATAATAACATACTTAAGCTTGACTCGGCCTGTATTGATACTGTGCGGTTGATAGATCGTCCTAATTCGCCTGAGTATAGTATAGAAAAGCAGATAGAACTTTTTAAACGCTTCGAAGGCAATTTTATTATGCAAACAATGTTTGTAAGAGGTAGTCATAAGGGTAGGGTAGTGGATAATACAACAGAGGGTGAAGTTTCGGCTTGGTTAGAGGCTGTTAGAGCGACAAAACCCCGCGAGGTTATGATTTACACTATCGACAGAGAAACCCCTGAAAAAAACCTTGAAAAAGTGCCTGTGGAAGATTTAAGAAAGATAGGAGACCGTGTTGAAGGGCTTGGTCTTGGTATTGAAGTTTTGGTTACAGCATAA